DNA sequence from the Lycium barbarum isolate Lr01 chromosome 5, ASM1917538v2, whole genome shotgun sequence genome:
aatatttttataaaacacTCTTCCTCTTCCATTTGGACTCTTTCGACTTGGGACTATTTTTTACTGCCTGTTTCAAGTTTCAAGGTAAGTTTTCTCttctcttcctctttttttttttttcctcttcttttttcttttctatttttttcagTTCTTCAACTGGGctgcaattttttttctttattttgtaaTTTCTTTCATTGTTCTGCCctgttctttaatttttctcTATTTTGTAACGTTTTTCTATGttctgctctttttttttttcatctatgTTGACTGTTCTGCAATTGTTTCActgttctgattttttttttttgttgtgattgtagtaaattctttttttttattcaatGCCATCAAGCCGATATGTTATTTTTATTGAGTTCTTGGTTCTTTATCTATGCCTAttcaatattttttatttttgtattaaaTTGCGCTAAAAAGCGCGCGCTTCGCCTCACGTCCTCGTGCTTTTTTCCGCTTCTCGCTCTCCAAAACCTtggtctattggaaacaaccttCCTTCTTGTCACAAGGCAGGGTTCCTCAGACTCCACCTAGTAAATATCTGTTTTTCTTTGTTCAAAGGGTAGGAGTAGTGTGTTCAGTTATTCAATTCCTTTTTCTGTGCTTGTCTTAATATAGTGCTATTCTTTCTTGGTTTATCCATTTTCCCCTTATTTGATTGATCAAAGGCTAAAGGGTGAAAAAAGGATGTTTTTTTGTTGTAAAAATACATTCTTTTATTTAGTTGCAATAAAGGGGGTGATTGGTATGATTTGTAATGTTTGGTTTAGTACAACAGTACCATATAGACTAATGTGATGCAAGTAAATGTTTAATTCAAGTCTTTTTCTGTCTAGAATAGCTTATCATATTTGCTAATCTTTTGTCATGCTTGTATCGATCAGGTCTGTTCTAGTTTGAAACTGATTGACGATGGAGGAGAGCCACGTGCATAAAAAACTTGCTCTTACTGCAGCGGTGGATGTTATCGCTGGAAATGCGAACCTTTTATATGAAATTCTACTTTGTTTGCCGGCAAGATCTCTCATCAGGTTCAGTATAGTATGCAAGCTTTGGTTCTCAATCATTACCAGTATGCAATTTAGGCTTAGTCACTGCCGTACTCTTGCATTTTCTAACGCTCTCCCCCTTTCCGGGATTTACTTCTATAACTGTCTAACCAATCTCCAAAAGATTGAATCCCTTGCACTCGCTGATAATGTAACTAGCCTCCCTCCTCTTCAATTCCTTGACCAATTCAATCTAAGCATAGGATCTGCAGACGAGGTTACTGAATTCAAGGTTACACAATCTTGCAACGGCCTATTAATGTGCATATTCACCGCGAGAAGTCATGTAGGTACTATCAAACGTGGTATTGTTTACAATCCCGCAAATAAAGAGGTCCTTCTATTGCCGACCCCCTATAAGAAGTATGATGGATGCATTTGTTATAATCTGATATCTGATCCTTCAGAACCACCTTATTACAAAGCCTTGTGTGTTACTCGTCTCGGTGGCTGGTATTCTAATATCGATGTGAGTGTGTACGTGCCAGGGAGTAACTCTTGGAGATCTTCTTGCCGTGTCGCCGCACACGATATGTGCTATGACAGTGGAGTATTTTGGAATGGTGCTATTCACTGGATCGGTGAATTTTCCTCCGTTTACTTTGATGTTAATTCAGAGAAAGTTGCAACAATAAGTATGCCACCAAGACCTCAGGGTTATTGTAGCGAAAAGATTAGGTATTTTGGGGAATGGGGTGGCCATTTGTATCTTATTCAGGTTCAGAGCCTATACGCCAAGAAATTCAATGTGCTCGAATTAGATAAAGATACCTGGAAGTGGTCAGTTAAGTATCGTGTTCATCTTGCTCGGTTAATTTCAGCATTTCCTGAGATGGTTCAGCAGACATCTTCTGGCATACAATATGCAATTTCCATTTTGTCTGTTATTCgaagagagaaagaagaagatTCAGTCCTGCTGCTAACTATTCCCGGGAAGGTGGTCGCCTACAACTTAGTGCGTAAAACTGCTAAAGTAGTCCGCGAATTGCCTGGTGAAGTAGCTAATACTTTACACTTTAATCATGTCAGCGCTTATCAGTATACTGAGAGTTTATTTCCGGTACAAAAGTGGAATATTATTCCAAAATAGTGCTCTATCAGCGACTTGCAAGGACTTTTTCTGAATTTCTTCTGGAAAAGGTTCTCTCTTAGGTACTTCAAGTGAATATTTCTTCAAATAAGCTTGAAAAGTAGATATAAAATCCCAGCACTTGTAGTTTTTTGGGAGTTTCAGTACAAATGTGATACTAGAACCTTTACTGAAAAATGATTTCAGTGTTTTATCTGTACATACTGATTTTTTGTTCAACTCTTTGGTTATTTAGTTTTGTTTACACTCACATTAATCATTTCAGTTCTTTGTTAGTTCCCAGCCAATGGCTGATACAATTACATTATCAACTTCCTATTTCACTTGATGTGCAATTTATTTTGTGAACGACTACCTGGTGCTCGTTAGTTGTTTGGTAGTCATGATGTATCCATAAGCTGGACTTAACAGGGGCACATAATCTGTTTTCGGGCAATAAAGGCTTACTCCACTGCTTTGTCCAGTTCATCTCTAAGTTATTCTTTCTGGTTGAAAAATAAGGTAGAATCTCATTAAACTAGTACCAAGAAGGTAAATTTCTCAACTTGCATTGCATCTCCTGTCTCTTAGGATTCAAAAAATCAAAAGGAAGATCCAGAAAAAAAGTGAACCTCTTTTGGCTTCTTCTGCTGATTGGGTCCCAAGTTTATGTAGGTAGTTTTTAGGCATAACACATAGATAGACCCCTTAACTTGGCCTCAACTGGCAAGTAAACACCCAACTttgagaattcacatttagacaCCTCAATTTGGTTTAAGTTGGCTCCATAAACACACTCATCCTACATTGCATTTCATGTTAGTTACATGCATCCTACACGACATTTCGCGCGTGTTTACGGGACCAACTTAAAACAAATTGAGGTGTCTAAATGTGCATTCTCAAAGTTGGGTGTTTACTTGCCAGTTGAGACCAAGTTAAGGTGCCTATCTATGTACAATGCCTCAGTAAAAAGGGGCTAGGATTACCATTTACTCTTAAATTGAGCAAAGAATATGGTGCGCAATTTACTTGATTCTCTTGCACAGTCTGACTGCATCTGATGCTACTCCCTCCGGAGAAAAAAGAGTAtccacttagtttttttttttttgggtcaaaaagagtgtccatttattaaattaagaaagaattaatcttattttttcaaatttgcccCTATTAATTAGGAACAGTTTGTGATCAAatttcaatacctatttaattaggaacagtttagtcaaattacttttttttttctttttagaagttaatattttcttaagggatgTGCTAATAACTACGTgtacactctttttgatccggaggaagCATTATTTTAGTTTGTCTTGTCATAGAAGCTTCATCGACATACtttgccgtttggccataaaaattattcacttttttccggaattagcgtttggccatgaaaattccgaataattccggaataccaaaaactcaaaaaacttatttttcaaaaaaaaatcacttttttcactcttttacaactacatttcaccaaaaactataatttcaaaaactatggctaaacacaactccaactccaactccaaaattccaaaaaaaagtgaaatatgttttggtatttatggccaaacggcacctttGCATGTCATGGCTACTCATTATGCCATAGGTCTTGGCCGAAGAGCCAAGACTTATGTACTTTGTGTATAATGGTATTGCAATTGCACCCAAAGGGGTGATTCGGTGGTTAATGAAGTGTGAAGAATCATGAGGTCTCACGTTCAAATTCAGCGGAGTTGAAAAATATATTAGATGATTTCTTCCTCTATGTCCAAGCTTTGGTGGCAGGGTTATTCATTACTAGTCAAGGTGCACACAAGTTATTCAGACGGCatcatcataaaaaaaaaaaatgtattgcaTTTGGCAGGTTGCTAGATTATTTTTTTGTTAATTACAAGGAAAATTTATTAATTAGAACTTAATATGTATCATTACAGGCTAATTGCTAGATATATTAATTAGAAATTAACATGCATCATTACAGGGTAATTGCTAGATTGGTTATAACTTATAATGAATTATATGGGATCGATTGTTTGTTCATGGAAGTTAAGATAAGAGATTCATGTTAAACTTTTAGTAGTTTTGTGGGATGAAAAACGCATTTTAGAAGTTATTTCCGGCATATGTGATAGCAAGGACAAAGTTTTATGGTTTTTGTGTTAGAAaacatagttaagtgactttggtggaaaACAAAAATCATAATAATATGACCATTTATAAAATTTATCCCTGTTTGTTGTAGTGTatttcttattttaaaatagatcattagcaataaaaaatgagaaaattaCTTCTATGTCtggttttgaaaatatttattcgACGTAGCTCACACTTTGTGTATAAATACTCGATTTAGTCTATATTTATGTATAAACCccttttatacactattataaGGAAAATAGCTACAGTGCACCCTAACGTTTGGCGGGattatttataacacattcaacCTTTACGGGTGGCCTATACCCTCCCTGGTcatattttttgtgtattttatTAGCCATTAAAATGTCACCCCTAGTTTTTTAAAGTCAGGTGCACCCCACGCGCCTGAGAAAAAACTAAAACACCCTTACTATTATAATATCTGCCCATTTCTTATTTTCTTCCCATTCTTTAACACTTAGACGAAAAAGACTCCAAAAAACGAACCGACTCCCTTTCAAATCTTCACAACATCTGCGTAGTTTTTGCACATTGTAGTCAAATTGTCGAGTTTGGGATTTGGATTTTGGCACATTTTGCACGGAAGACACTAGATTTTACCTCTTTCATAACTTAATGTATACAAAAATTTGGGGGAAATTAGAAACCCTAACCTACTAGatataagaaaaaaaatgaaagaagataGAGACATTTACTTAAGTTTGTAACTTACCTCTTGAATCCATCCCTTAatttgaagttagggtttcaaTTTCTTAATCTTCAATGGAGTTCCAATCGAGTAATGTGGTATTGAAATGGGTCAATAATGGATAAATTGAGGGGATTAAAAAAAATAGCCATTGGGAGGGCCAGGTAGCCCAAAAAATAAAAGGGTCAGCCGAGTTTAATATGCACCTTACGCGTCCCTTGTGCGTATCCTCACGCTCCTGTCCAGCTCACCACAAAAATGCCAataaaatacacaaaaaatatgACCATGAGGTAATAGTAAAggttgagtgtgttataaataatTCCGCCAAGCATTAGGGTTCAAATCCTGTTAAACATCcactattatatatgtataatgcTTTTCCCTCCAAGTATGATGCTGCATAATATTATATATTTGGTTACGTGTCGTAAATATTtttaaggcttaatgcatatacGGCCCTCTAAACTTGGCCCTTTTTTCTATTTTGGCacttcaactaagtgttgttcctattgaacccttgAACTTGTCCTCAAGCGTGCCTATCAAACATAATCCTACTTACATAGTATTTCATattcaatgtagcaacatgctaatatatattttaatttaattatgttattttttagctaagattagcaaCAATTGAGAGGGGAAAAAAGAGAGTAGCTATTAATTAAGTTGACAGTGGAAGAGTAGAACCAACAGAAACCGACATATCCATGACCTAACGAATAGCTTACCAtatgtctaaaatattactctACCTTCATTTCCCAATTTAATTTCtgcttctaaaaaaaaaaatcaaatttaagaaatttgatagacacacttgaaaCAAGTTTAGGGATTCAATAGGAAAAACACTTAGTTGAACtgctaaaataataataaaaaaggcAAGTGTATGGGGCCGCGTATGCAttaagcctatttttaaaagctctatatttttaaaaatatcccACAAAATTACATATTTATCCTGAAAAATGTGTGGGATTTTAACACAAACCGGACCTTttatatttgcattttggccTGCGAAAAGTGAAGATTTTCAACTTTGCCTATTAATTACTTTAACACTATTTTGGCGCTTTTTTCATTAAATCCAAATCAACAAATCTTAATTGAAAGTCAAAACAAACCCCtaaattattttcatttttatttttcagttCTTGCTTCAGTTGCTGGGATTCTGAATTTTTTCTCAAAGGGTAAGTGTAATTTGTTCATTTATTCAGTTCTTTTCttgtctgtataactttatagtGTTAAATCTTTCTTGGTTTATCCAATATTCCCTTATTTGATTCATCCACAGTAAAAAGGGTATGTAAAAAAGATGTCTTTTATTGTTTGCAATAAGGGTGTGTGCTAAATATTATTACTTTTATCCCAatttccaatttatgtgatatacttttttttttaatcttttcttatttgacaacaatttaagTTTGAACTTTACtttttacgcttaacgagatgatttataaccgCACAATTATCTTTGACTTAATTTAGAtcataaaattcaaaattttttctttatttcttaaactccgtacccagtcaaattatatcacatgAATTAGGAGGGAGGGAGTagctttttttgtttttctttattcaaacgGTAGGAGTAATTTGTTCATTTATTCCATTCCTTTTTTTTGTCTTTATAACTTTATAGTATTAAATCTTTCTTGGTTTGTCCAATGTTACCCTTATTGATTCATCAACTGCTAAAAGGGTATGTAAAAAAGATGTCTTTTTATTATCTGCAATAAAGGGTGTGTGCTAAATATTAGTTTTTCTGTTATTCTTTATTGGGTAGGTGTAGTGTGTTGAttttattcaattattttcaCTGTTCGTGTAACATTAGATTGTTAAATCTTTTTGGGTTTATCCAATTTTGCCTTAATTGATTCATCAAATGGTTAAAAtggtaagaaaaaaaaatcattctttTATTATTTGTAATATTGGGTTTGTGCTAAATTTTAGCTTTTCTGTTTTTCTTTATTAGGGGTATGTGTAGTGTGTTCATTTATTCAATTCTTTTTCCTGCATTATAGTGCTAAATCTTTCTTGGTTTGTCGAAATTTCCCCTATTTGATTCATCAAAGGCTAAAAGGGTGAGAAAAATGATGTGTTTTTGTTGCAATAAAAGGTGTGTTTGTTATGATTTTTAATGCTTGGTTTAGTATAACAGTAGTTCTAGAAATTACAAGAGCAATACCAGTACTCGTAGTATTGCTCTTATAGTTTCTTgtttgtttcttgtacttcaattatcttatttatttgtgTTAGCTACTGCTCCTTTTATCATGGCTTattcgctttcgttattttctTTCTGtactgctttgaactgcttgtccTTATGTCAAAggtctaccggaaacaacctctctatctcctTCTGCGTACGCTctgccctccccagaccccactttgtgggatttaactgggtatgttgttgttgttggtttagTATAATAGTATGCAACGTATGGTACTTGTAGTCAGGACAGAGTAGTGATCATAGGGTCTTctgatatttttttattttaaagatTGACAATAAAGGGCTACGCGGTGCATGCACGAAGCATCATATAGTTCACGCACGGTCAGGGGATGGGGTGCGATGTAGCCTACCTTGACACAAGCATCAATTATCGATTCCTCGACTCGAACTTGTGAGATAACTTTACTGTTGCTCCAAGGAAAATGTCTATTGACAATAATTTTGCAAATGTTGGCTAAAGCGAGTAAATTTGGGATACTTGTATATGAAAAGTAATTTATTGTCCATTAGTGAATGAGGTCATGTTTCCCCTTTTGCTGAAGAAAAGAATGTTATGATTGCTAGCATCTGACAGAAATAAGTTACTGCATTTTGAAATGCTTTCTTtttccttgagccgagggtctatagtaaacaacctctctacctcccaaggtaggggtaaggtagGCATACACTATACCCTCCccggaccccacttgtgggattacactgggtatattgttgttgtagtcGATCAATAATCTTTAGTCATTTCTTATTGATTCTTCCCGTAGTAGTAAAGTCAATTTTGCATTTGGCTTGTTTTGGTTTGTCCTAGTAATTGGTCTTTTTCATTCTTGAATAGCTTATTGTAGTTGCTAATTTATTGTCATGCTTATATTGATCAGGTCTGTTCAAGTTTGAAACTTATTCCTAGACTGACAATAGATGCGAGCCACATGCATAAAAAACTTGCTATTACTGCAGCGGTGGATGTTATCGCTGGAAATGCGGACCTTTTATATGAAATTCTGCTTTGTTTGCCTGCAAGATCTCTCATCAGGTTCAGTATAGTATGCAAGCTTTGGCGCTCAATCATTACCAGTATGCAATTTAGGCTACGTCATTGTCGTACTCTTGCCTTTTCTAACGCTCTCCCCCCTTCCGGGATTTACTTTTACAATTGTCTAACCAAACCCCAAAAGATTGAATCCCTTCCAATCACTGATAATGTAACTAGCCTCCCTCCTATTCAATTCCTTGACCACATGGCTCCAAATATAAGAGATACATACGAGATTACGCAAGCCAAGGTTACGCAATCTTGCAATGGCCTATTAATGTGCGTATTCACCGCGAGAACTGATAGAATTACTATCAAAATTGGTATTGTTTACAATCCCGCAAAGAAAGAGGCCCGTGTGTTGCGGTCCCCCTATAAGAAGTATGATGATAAACTTGTCTATTATAATCTGATATTTGATCCTTCAGAGCCACCTTATTACAAAGTTGTGTGTGTTACTCGTCTGGGTAGTTGGTTTTCTGATATCGATGTGAGTGTGTATGTGCCAGAGAGCAAGTCATGGCGTTCCTGTTGTCGTTCCTCTGTACCCTCTTTTATGAACTTTGAGAGTGGAGTATTTTGGAATGGTGCAATTCACTGGATAGGTGAATATTCCTCCGTTTACTTTGATGTTAATTCAGAGGAAGTTGCAATGATAAGTATGCCACCAAGACCTCACGGATATTGTAGCCAAAAGATTAGGTATTTTGGGGAATGGGGTGGCCATTTGCATCTTATTCAGGTTCAGAGCCTATACGCCAAGAAATTCAATGTGCTTGAATTAGATAAAGATACCTGGAAGTGGTCAGTGAAGTATCGTGTTCATCTTGCTCGGTTAATTTCAGCATTTCCAGAGATGGTTCGGCAGACATCATCACGATATGCATTTTCCATTTTGTCTGTGATTCGAGGGGAGAACGAAGAAGATTCAGTCCTTTTGCTAACTATTCCCGGGAAGGTGGTCTCCTACAACTTAGTGCGTAAAACTACTAAAGTAGTCCGCGAGTTGCCTGGTGAAGTAGTTGACACTTTACGCTTTAAGCATATCAGCGCTTATCAGTATACCGAAAGTTTGTTTCCGGTTGGAGAGTGGGGTATTATCAAAAAATAGTGCTCTTATCAGCGGCTTGCAAGGACTTCTCGGCATTCTTCTGGAAAAGGTTATCGCTTAGGTACTTCAAGTCAAGACTTATTTGAAAAGTAAATATCATATCCTAGCTCTTCTAGTTCTTTTGGGGATTCAATACAAATGTTATTGAACCTTTACTGAAAAATCGTTTCAGTGTTTTATCTGGACATCCTGAT
Encoded proteins:
- the LOC132640091 gene encoding F-box protein At5g07610-like isoform X1; this encodes MVKMVCSSLKLIPRLTIDASHMHKKLAITAAVDVIAGNADLLYEILLCLPARSLIRFSIVCKLWRSIITSMQFRLRHCRTLAFSNALPPSGIYFYNCLTKPQKIESLPITDNVTSLPPIQFLDHMAPNIRDTYEITQAKVTQSCNGLLMCVFTARTDRITIKIGIVYNPAKKEARVLRSPYKKYDDKLVYYNLIFDPSEPPYYKVVCVTRLGSWFSDIDVSVYVPESKSWRSCCRSSVPSFMNFESGVFWNGAIHWIGEYSSVYFDVNSEEVAMISMPPRPHGYCSQKIRYFGEWGGHLHLIQVQSLYAKKFNVLELDKDTWKWSVKYRVHLARLISAFPEMVRQTSSRYAFSILSVIRGENEEDSVLLLTIPGKVVSYNLVRKTTKVVRELPGEVVDTLRFKHISAYQYTESLFPVGEWGIIKK
- the LOC132640091 gene encoding F-box protein At5g07610-like isoform X2, producing MHKKLAITAAVDVIAGNADLLYEILLCLPARSLIRFSIVCKLWRSIITSMQFRLRHCRTLAFSNALPPSGIYFYNCLTKPQKIESLPITDNVTSLPPIQFLDHMAPNIRDTYEITQAKVTQSCNGLLMCVFTARTDRITIKIGIVYNPAKKEARVLRSPYKKYDDKLVYYNLIFDPSEPPYYKVVCVTRLGSWFSDIDVSVYVPESKSWRSCCRSSVPSFMNFESGVFWNGAIHWIGEYSSVYFDVNSEEVAMISMPPRPHGYCSQKIRYFGEWGGHLHLIQVQSLYAKKFNVLELDKDTWKWSVKYRVHLARLISAFPEMVRQTSSRYAFSILSVIRGENEEDSVLLLTIPGKVVSYNLVRKTTKVVRELPGEVVDTLRFKHISAYQYTESLFPVGEWGIIKK
- the LOC132640090 gene encoding F-box protein At5g07610-like, which gives rise to MEESHVHKKLALTAAVDVIAGNANLLYEILLCLPARSLIRFSIVCKLWFSIITSMQFRLSHCRTLAFSNALPLSGIYFYNCLTNLQKIESLALADNVTSLPPLQFLDQFNLSIGSADEVTEFKVTQSCNGLLMCIFTARSHVGTIKRGIVYNPANKEVLLLPTPYKKYDGCICYNLISDPSEPPYYKALCVTRLGGWYSNIDVSVYVPGSNSWRSSCRVAAHDMCYDSGVFWNGAIHWIGEFSSVYFDVNSEKVATISMPPRPQGYCSEKIRYFGEWGGHLYLIQVQSLYAKKFNVLELDKDTWKWSVKYRVHLARLISAFPEMVQQTSSGIQYAISILSVIRREKEEDSVLLLTIPGKVVAYNLVRKTAKVVRELPGEVANTLHFNHVSAYQYTESLFPVQKWNIIPK